The Neovison vison isolate M4711 chromosome 13, ASM_NN_V1, whole genome shotgun sequence genome includes a region encoding these proteins:
- the LOC122893080 gene encoding ribonuclease pancreatic-like, which produces MCPLQTSRLFQRSETIMAQERFFILFLPLVLVLLVLGYVQPSLAKETQADEFLRQHMDPDTSKVTASYCNTMMKLRNVMGEPCKPVNTFIHEPLRDVQAICLKGDVPCKNTKSDCHQSSSKMRITDCRLKKGSIYPQCDYETQQKRKYIIVTCEGNPYVPVHFVGSV; this is translated from the exons ATGTGCCCTTTGCAAACCT CTAGGCTCTTCCAGAGGAGTGAGACCATCATGGCTCAGGAGAGGTTCTTCATCCTCTTTCTACCACTGGTCCTGGTGCTGCTGGTGCTGGGCTATGTCCAGCCTTCTCTGGCCAAGGAAACGCAGGCTGATGAGTTCCTGCGGCAGCACATGGACCCAGACACCTCCAAAGTCACTGCCAGCTACTGCAACACAATGATGAAGCTCCGGAATGTGATGGGTGAACCTTGCAAGCCGGTGAACACGTTTATCCACGAGCCTCTGCGAGATGTCCAGGCCATCTGCCTCAAGGGAGATGTCCCCTGTAAGAACACGAAGTCCGACTGCCACCAAAGCAGTTCCAAAATGCGCATCACCGACTGCCGCCTGAAGAAAGGCTCCATATACCCCCAATGCGACTACGAGACCCAGCAGAAACGGAAATACATCATCGTGACCTGTGAAGGGAATCCATACGTGCCAGTCCACTTTGTCGGTTCTGTGTAG